The sequence GAAGGAAGGTAACGCAGCGAGATATGTGACCAGGTCGCAGGCTGTCAAGCAGTTGCAAATTGGTTTGCCGCTTTTCaggtattttttattttacctCGCATGAATTGTATGGTATTAGTATCGATTTGGCTTTGTAGTTTTGCTAGTTTTGTAGCTTAAGTTGGAGTTTCATCTGAATTCGTAGTAATCGCGAGGATGAAGTGAATAGTTCTGTTTGCTCGTATATTACAAATCTGGGAATAATTTTGAGTTATTTTCTACATATATACACGTTAAAGCTGGGTAAAAAATTCATTAGAATCATCGATGGTACGAAGTAAATGTtcttgtgtgtgtgtgtttttttttttttttttaaagattgaACATGTTTCTCTTTAATTGTAAGTACCTGATATGAAACAATTGTGTGTCTTACGTTGATTGAAAATAATCATTATTGAAACAATCAGTATCATACTTAGTTGAAAATCCTTTCTCTGTTATTTTTTTTCGGgcttggtttttttattccctttgtattctatatatttttttctcaataaaagCAGTTGCATTCGTTGAAAATAGTGTCTTAAGATGTTATATCGAAGCTGGTTGAATTAGGGTAACTTTGTATAACGTGTATCTTGATTGAAAATAATCATTATTGAAACAAGGATTTGGTCTTTATTATTATGACAGGAAATTATGCATTTACAAGGGAATATTTCCTCGAGAGCCAAAAAAGAAAGTTAAAGGAAATCACCACACTTACTACCATTTGAAGGACATTGCTTTTCTTCATCACGAGCCACTTTTGGAGAAATGTAGAGAGATTAGGGCGTAtgaaaagaagataaaaaaagctGATGCAAAGAAGAATAAAGAGCGTGCAAACTTTCTAATAGAACGCAAGCCTACATATCTATCCGGATTACTCAGAATAATAAAGGAGAGGTTTGTAAAGTTTTTTTCCCTTCCTACTAAGagaattaaatattttgttttcattttcattgcccatattaatttctttccatttgTTCTGTGCTACGTTTGCCCTTCTAGGTACCCAAAATTCATTGATGTACTAAGAGATCTAGATGATTGTCTCTCACTGGTACATCTATTTGCGGCATTACCTGCTCAAGAGAGGTTAAAGGTTGAGGCAAAGCGCATTCATGAATGTCGGAGGTTCGTATATACTGGCCACAAGAAATTTTTATGAATTACAATTATGTGTtgttgtttttaattaattaattattatttctttaaaaaagttgtgaattactattatttatttttactattttgaaCTTTTCTTGTATTATTGGCATGGTAACAAAATGAATATTCCTTTTATATCTTTTGCTAGGTTGAGTCATGAATGGCAAGCATTTATTTCTCGAACTCATAAACTACGAAAAGTATTTATATCTGTGAAAGGTATCTACTATCAGGTATGTCAGGAGTTATATTGTGATATTGGATGTATGTGAAGCATTTTATAAGCCAAAGCATTTTCTTACCTCTGTTGTTTGTCTAGGCTGAGGTAGAAGGTCAAAAGATTACATGGCTCGCCCCGCATTCACTGCATCAGATATTGACTGATGATGTCGACTTAACTGTTATTCTTAACTTCATGGATTTTTATGAGGTACTTTGGTCCTATGTAGTCTTTTCAGTCATTCTATTTAAGTTTTTGGTTCGTCTTATTAGCTGTCTTTCCTGTGAACATTCTTGTAGTTTTTAGTATTATTCTTTTGGATGGAAGTCATTACTTTTCATTGACTCCTTTTTGTGGGCTTGTTTGTTGTATGCTCACACACTCGTTTTGTTTATTTGTAATAACTTTGTCAATCTAAATGTATAACTAAAATATGCACAGAAAATGCTCTCTTCAAGGAACTAAACTTGGAGAGATGGaatattaaaagaagaaaacagaGGAACATGATATGTATCAAAATTAACTTTGTTTGATAAAATgactttcattgagaaagaatTAAAGAATACAAGGGTGGCAAAAAAACCAGCCCACTAAAGGAAGGGGTACCAACTAAGTAAAATGTTTCCTATAGAATAGTTACAAATGTTCGGAACCGAAGTCCTAGGAGACACGTGATCTCTAAACAAAGACCAAATCTCACTATGCCCCTCTCTCTACCCCGAAACACCCTATCTTTCCGTTTGCCCAAATATCCCAAATAACCATGCACACCCCAGCATGCCATAAAATTAACTATAGATCAGTTAGTTTTGTAGTAGGGGAGTGGTTTATTTCAAGGTGAGGCAAATTTGCTATTTGTTATATTCAAATGTTGAAAACAATAATGGTTAGGATACCTGGGGATGTAACAAGATCTTGGGAATAGTTTTCTTTGGGGATGGTGTGGGCGACGAACTACCTTGAAGCTAGTGTATACTTGTTTTCTCCTCTTTTTTACATTGGTTTCTGACAGAGCATGTGAAAACGACCTGGGCAAATAAGAAATTGTGCTACAAGCAATGTTGTTGAGGCACAATTGGGTGCTCGCCAGAGGCGAGTGGTGAGGCCTTAAAGCCTTGTTCAATtgatcaactttttttttttttcaagagaaGGAAATTCCTCTCCAATACTCTGATTAAGAGGAAGTATCAAAGTTAGCAAAAGTAAAATTACAGAAAAGtcaagaaaggaagaagaattaAAGGAAAAGAGAGTCAAAGAAGTAGAAACTAGATCAAAGATGTTGCGTCTCTCTTTTTGTTCATTCACTTTTTAGCagtttatcaaaaaaaaaaaaaaaagagagaaaaaaagatgaagatgaagaagaagtaaAGGGTTGTAATTCAGAAGAGGAGTAGTAGCTATACATTCCAAGAAGAATTGAGCACATGGCTACAAACATTTAAGTGTTTGATGGAAATAAAGAATTGCTAGCTGCAGGCTAGCCAAACTGTCAAATGACAATATTTCTACTCTAATAAAGTCTACTCATACCACTATCTTCTTTCCTATTTAAAAGCATACTTATTTAtatcttttttcaaattttttttcctcAAGATTATTTGAGTTAATTTCTTCCTAATCTTaagtattttttaatttataatattattatttattattttattaattgtgtCTCGCTTTAATCAGGCGGCGTTTTTTGTTGCCTCTTGCCTTGAGGCAATGAGGCGATCAATAAGTTTGTCCGTAGGGTGTGCCTTGCACTTTGAATATACTGGTTATGATTTATGAGtagtattttttattatataagtAGTGTTTAGACCAGTTTATGTGAATTTCATAGGACAACCTACTTGAACTTGCAACATTTAGTTGTCAACAAGGATATTAAATCCTAGGTAGGTGGCCTCTATGAATTGAATCCATGATCTCTTAGCCCTTTGTTGACAAAATATCTCCGTTTAACCATTAGGCCAACCCATTATGATTGTGTTACAAGTAGTTCCAAGCATGAATAATTgagaaatataatattttttaatgcATGTCACATTCCATCCGGCATTTGACACTCCTAACATTGAAGATTATTATTCCATTCAAGCCAAATAATTTGGTCTACATGATGGATATAAAAAAATCTAGATGTGCCAACTACTAATTGGTTATTGTACAAGCACAATCATTTTTCCATTGgattagaaataaaaaaactgCAGTGTTCTATTTGTTTGGACTCTTAATTATTCAATTCTAATgaggaaaagaggaaaaaaaagtgTAACGCTCATGCACCATGTTAATTTTCACCTATTTGGAATGTTTTCCTTCTTGTTTCTGATGTTCACTAGATGCTTTGAAATTATTATGGGTGCAGAAACTTCTTGCCCATGTGAACAAACACTTATTTAACTCAATTAATTTGGAGTACCCTCCGATTCTGGACCCTCGTTTAGAGGCTTTGGCAGCAGGTGATTTTGATGTTCAGTTGAAAAGATTATCAATTCGAATTTCTGTAATCTTATTCACCTTATCGTTCTCATTCGTCATTATTATTTTGTGAATATGCAGAATTTTATGCTTTGTTAAGATTCTTCGATGCCAACACCAAAACTTCCTTAGTAAACCCTAATTCACCATTTGGAAAAGTAGATGCCGAAGACTCTGAGCTTAGACTTGCGCAGCTTCAACACCAGCTTCCCTTAAATGAGCCAACAGCGTTGATGCATCTTGTTGAAGATGCAGCTGGTATGGATGAGGACGAGGATGAAGATACTCGAGAATGCAAGAAACTTTTTAAGAATATGAAGTTCTTCTTGAGCCGGGAGGTAAGATTATGTTCCATTTTGTCATACTGATtgaattaattagagaattatgAGATAGAATTGTGTAAGTAGACTCTATGCAGTAATTTGAAAATCCAGTAGaagaaaaattcaaaaactCTAGAAAGAGAGGTTTCAGAGACTGGAGGGAAGATGTATCATATCCATAAGCGTGTTACTAGATAGTTAGTTGGTGGATATTGAAAATGAAATTGTCATCTTTTTTTCAGTCTCTACTACCATGGATATTAGATACTGGTAACTGCTGTTTCAATAACCGATGCCTCCTTTCTAGAATCTGGATCTTATGGTTTACTATCTTTCAATGTTATCCCAACTCCCATGTTTAGGTTCATAGAGAATCACTGCTTTTCATCATTCCTGCATTTGGTGGCATGGTTTCGTGGGAAGGAGATGGAGCACCATTTAGGGAATCTGAAAAAACCATTACCCATCAGGTTTGCCAGTAAATATGACGCATTTGTGTTGCTTATATATGATATGGTTATAATACTTGGCCTCCTGCAAGTCTTTTCATCTCTTCCTGAATGTTTCTAAATGCAGATTGTTGACCGGTCAACACAGACTCACAAGTTCCTCTCCAGAGACTATGTTCAGCCACAATGGGTTTTTGATTGTGTGAATAATCGGATGATCTTACCGACTGAGGATTATTTGGTGGGAAGGTACttccattttttaaaatcaatggAATTTGCTTCTGTGAATTATCTAATTACTCGAGTTTCCAAGTTCTTTGAGGAATGTATTCAGATGCTCTTTTAATATAAAGCAACTCTATGAATTAGAAGTTTGTCCATGTTtctaaaactttttttcttttcaaaaaaaaaaaaaaaaataaaacaattaccAAGTAACACACCATTTTGTTGTTTTCAGGCTGCATTTGTTGTGTCTAAATTTATTTACGTTCATCAACTTCAGaactttcaaaattaattaaaatgcaTTGGATTCGAAACTTTCAGTAAATTCAGAATTCGATGTTTTTTCAAGTGATAGATATAGTatcttagtagttttgaaataaaagattgtttttttggatgtaattaaatgaattattttaaaaacccACTCTTggattttcttttctatttttctgtGTACATACTTCATAACATAAAATTtagtatatattttatttttaagccttattatttattctttcaaATTAATATATCTATTTTCTAAACACCCACAGGGATCCTCCTCCACACTTGTCACCTTTTGTTGACAATGATGCAGAAGGATACGTTCCTGATTATGCTGTGACCCTTAACAAGTTGAAGGCGGATGCCAAAAATGAAGTCTTGCCATTGCCGGGAGTAGGGAAAGAAGATTTGGATGATCCTCAGAAATTATTGGATGCAGGTGTCATTGATCGAGCCAAGGCTATCGAAGCTGCTGAGATGAAACAAAAGGTATGCTTTTGCTAAATGCTACCCACCGAACAGTGGCAATGCTAACATTTCAGTCCAACTGCTGCTTAAACTGTTGTGTACACTCAATTTTGTTATTTGTATTTTCCCCAATGCAGATGATGGCTCTTGAGAAAGAGTATCATGATGAGTTGAAATTGGAGCTTCAAGGAGGAAAGTATCCTTCAGCTATTTCAAAGCTTGATAAGCAGTTGCCTGATCAGGAGAATGAGGGTGGTGAGGACACCAACCTCCCTGATTATCAACAAATGGCCGAAGATACTGATAACTTGTCGAAGGTTATGATGTCTCGGAAGAAGAAAAATCTTTATGAAGCTATGCAGGTATGATAGTGcttgaatttttttcttaatagtCCTATCATAAACATACATAATTGGGCTCTcgcttttgttttttgtttttgtttttgttttccgAGGCCGTTGAAGGTATATGCATCCATAGGATGAATATACACAACCTTAATTTATTCTTCATACATATTACTCTAAGTCATCTGAGAACCATATTTTCAAGTCCCAATTTAATTACACATTACTCTATCCATCTTTCTAAAAAAACAACTTTCACGTCTCTTTTCAAAACGTTGTTTTGAGTTCTGAGAAATTTCTCTTATTGTTATCAGATTGGTAAAAGAACGAAGAAGGGGAAAATTGATCTTCTGcatgaaaggaagaaaaagcaTAAAGAATCTCACAAATCGCAGTAAGTCATTGGCAACCACAATTTTGTCCTTAATCATttgtaatattatattttagatGGTTGATTAGGTTGTTCAAAGGAATCGTACTTTGTTGTTTATGTCTCTCTTGAAGGTTCCTAAACTTTATGTTTCTGTTTTTATAGAATTTTTAACACCAATTTACTACTTTATACTTTTAGAACTCCTGAATCATTTTAAAAACCCAGTCCATGCTCTATCACCCCGCCATTCTCCGTGATATAGTTTGATGGATTTAAAATTATGAGTCGATGGAAAGTTTTCCGTAATTCTTGGCTTCCCAAAATAGTATATAAGAATGATTAAATTACTAAATCATTTTTGACGAATCAACCTAAGGGCTAGTTTGAGTTCAAATTAACGAGAATTTTGAGTTGGGTTGGTTCGTGAGTTTTATCCAAAATAGTTCAAACTCAGAAAAATGACCGTTCTTGAATTTTTTAGAATAGGTGCATTTAGTTCTTAAGGTTTGAAACCAACATTTTGTTCTGACTTTTGTACTCTATTTTGCCATCATGCtactgcttttttttttttggtatggTTGATGACGAAGGTGAATACATTTATGTCTCGTAAACTTTTTTTTTGGTATAGTTGATGACAAAGATGAATTCACTTCTTTCTCGTAAACGATCAAAATCAGTTGAATCTTCACCAAAGGCCAATGTTCTTTTTTGTATAGGTTACGGCTAAGATTGGGTTAtattttcgtcttttttcttgatAAAGAGTGGAACTAAAATTGATCTTCAAGCCACCTAAGCTTGAGTTCGGTACAAAAGtcacctaaaaaaaaaaagaaccgaCTGATAAGGTGATCTTTCCTAATGTTTATACGTTAATGATATTAGTTTCACTATTTCTTTATAATTTATTCAACTTCTAAATTTTTGTGAACACTCTGgattgaaaaaatataatattaaaataaataaaaattaggaTGAGAAATTGTCATAACATAATATTGAAGTTACTTATAAAATTATGAgatgaattttgttatattttgtaaatagtttgttttaatttaaaaatattttaaaaagtaaaattctACCAGAAGATTTCACTATATTGGTGGCGGATTTTCAATAAAAATGctgacaaaaggtc comes from Cucumis melo cultivar AY chromosome 12, USDA_Cmelo_AY_1.0, whole genome shotgun sequence and encodes:
- the LOC103500857 gene encoding pescadillo homolog; its protein translation is MVNKVTRKKHYRPPGQKKEGNAARYVTRSQAVKQLQIGLPLFRKLCIYKGIFPREPKKKVKGNHHTYYHLKDIAFLHHEPLLEKCREIRAYEKKIKKADAKKNKERANFLIERKPTYLSGLLRIIKERYPKFIDVLRDLDDCLSLVHLFAALPAQERLKVEAKRIHECRRLSHEWQAFISRTHKLRKVFISVKGIYYQAEVEGQKITWLAPHSLHQILTDDVDLTVILNFMDFYEKLLAHVNKHLFNSINLEYPPILDPRLEALAAEFYALLRFFDANTKTSLVNPNSPFGKVDAEDSELRLAQLQHQLPLNEPTALMHLVEDAAGMDEDEDEDTRECKKLFKNMKFFLSREVHRESLLFIIPAFGGMVSWEGDGAPFRESEKTITHQIVDRSTQTHKFLSRDYVQPQWVFDCVNNRMILPTEDYLVGRDPPPHLSPFVDNDAEGYVPDYAVTLNKLKADAKNEVLPLPGVGKEDLDDPQKLLDAGVIDRAKAIEAAEMKQKMMALEKEYHDELKLELQGGKYPSAISKLDKQLPDQENEGGEDTNLPDYQQMAEDTDNLSKVMMSRKKKNLYEAMQIGKRTKKGKIDLLHERKKKHKESHKSQ